The following coding sequences lie in one Candidatus Abawacabacteria bacterium genomic window:
- a CDS encoding ABC transporter ATP-binding protein has protein sequence MAKNVWQIYLAHLRPYRTRALATVAMIAFAETMSSVTLWQFSRVVGNMSTSSFPLDNYQWQTLVWQLVTAFLCLLISWLSWRCSGFLTASTLPRVAEDLENTAFQHLLTQSQSFFLDNFAGSLVKKVRTFSAGFYNTAETVLWRITPLLLALLSMTIIISFYKLWIGAAILGGISFVLAMNIIFFYVKRALENARAAKDSEVTGFLADILSNQMNVKLFAASEQENRAFQKLNHEKSLLMRATVFTAEKNFVLQNAINLTVEVVILGTAFYYWSINQLSLGDYVLIQSYVFSLMTKFWDIGKVVKVFYTAWADGKEMTDILNTPGEIQDVVAAKELLVSQGTINFTKLSFSYHERPVLKDFTLAITAGEKIAIVGPSGAGKSTLVKLLLRFYDVPQGSITIDHQDIKQVSQKSLWQSIAFVPQDPVLFHRTLFENIRYGTTASLAEVQTAAKQAYCHEFITQLPKGYDTYVGERGIKLSGGERQRVAIARAILKNAPILVLDEATSSLDSESESLIQAALKNLMHNKTTIVIAHRLSTIMQMDRIVVIDKGQVVDTGTHQSLLSRDGLYQKLWSIQAGKYN, from the coding sequence ATGGCTAAGAATGTCTGGCAAATCTATTTAGCTCATCTCCGACCTTATCGCACCCGCGCTTTAGCAACAGTGGCAATGATTGCTTTTGCAGAGACTATGAGTTCAGTGACTCTCTGGCAATTTTCTCGAGTGGTTGGCAACATGAGCACGAGCAGTTTCCCACTTGATAATTACCAATGGCAAACATTAGTTTGGCAATTAGTTACTGCCTTTCTCTGCTTGCTAATCTCATGGCTATCCTGGCGTTGTTCTGGGTTTCTGACGGCAAGCACATTGCCTCGAGTAGCGGAAGATTTGGAAAATACTGCATTTCAACATTTGTTAACCCAATCACAGAGCTTCTTCTTAGATAACTTTGCCGGCAGTTTAGTGAAAAAGGTACGGACTTTTTCTGCCGGATTTTACAATACAGCAGAAACTGTTTTGTGGCGCATCACCCCTTTACTGCTGGCACTATTATCGATGACGATTATTATTAGCTTCTACAAGCTATGGATCGGGGCAGCAATTCTTGGCGGTATCAGTTTCGTATTAGCTATGAATATTATCTTCTTTTATGTCAAAAGAGCGCTGGAAAATGCTCGAGCAGCAAAAGATTCAGAAGTAACGGGATTCCTGGCTGATATCTTGAGCAATCAGATGAACGTGAAGTTGTTTGCTGCTAGTGAACAAGAAAATCGTGCTTTTCAAAAGTTGAACCATGAAAAGAGTCTGTTGATGAGAGCTACAGTCTTTACCGCTGAAAAAAACTTTGTATTACAAAATGCTATCAATTTAACTGTTGAAGTAGTAATCCTTGGCACAGCTTTTTATTATTGGAGTATCAATCAACTAAGCTTGGGCGATTATGTCTTAATCCAAAGCTATGTCTTTTCCCTCATGACCAAGTTTTGGGACATTGGCAAAGTAGTAAAAGTTTTCTATACAGCTTGGGCCGACGGCAAGGAAATGACGGATATCTTAAATACTCCTGGTGAAATCCAGGATGTAGTGGCAGCTAAGGAATTACTTGTCTCCCAAGGAACTATCAATTTTACTAAATTGTCTTTTAGTTACCATGAGCGACCAGTTTTGAAGGACTTTACTTTGGCAATTACTGCGGGAGAAAAAATAGCTATTGTTGGTCCTTCCGGAGCTGGCAAATCTACTTTAGTAAAACTATTATTGCGATTTTACGATGTACCACAGGGAAGTATTACTATTGATCACCAAGATATCAAACAAGTGAGTCAAAAAAGTCTTTGGCAAAGCATCGCTTTTGTCCCTCAGGATCCTGTGCTTTTCCATCGCACATTATTTGAGAATATTCGCTATGGTACAACGGCATCTTTGGCTGAAGTACAAACTGCAGCCAAGCAAGCTTATTGTCATGAGTTCATTACTCAGCTGCCTAAAGGATATGATACTTATGTAGGTGAAAGGGGAATAAAGTTATCTGGTGGTGAAAGACAAAGAGTCGCTATCGCTCGAGCTATTTTGAAGAATGCTCCTATATTGGTACTTGATGAAGCCACCTCTAGTCTTGATTCTGAATCCGAGAGTTTAATTCAGGCAGCTCTAAAAAATCTTATGCATAATAAAACAACTATAGTAATTGCTCATCGTCTATCTACCATTATGCAAATGGATCGAATTGTAGTAATTGATAAAGGTCAAGTAGTAGATACTGGAACCCATCAATCACTCTTAAGCAGAGATGGTCTCTATCAAAAGCTCTGGTCTATTCAAGCAGGGAAATACAATTAA
- a CDS encoding S-layer homology domain-containing protein: MKKFFLAIVAVLLVFSAFPHVRAADFPDVPSSHPNYTAVNFLRDRGVINGYEDGTYKPNRSVTRAEFLKIILLSSGHSVQAGDLDRGAFSDVPMSAWYFGYINRGLALGVISGYPDGLFRPDQTVNRVEALKIMLRANNIVEASLPTSGSNYADISAGVWYEPYARFAMAAHLFDGAQLRPSEMMNRGQVAEMVHRFYLYRPDLLPSSPIPSPTPTTTITPTPSATTSPLPTPIAPTSSATPTPTVTASSSFRVNSASMLAPSPANYMGPCPAWSPISFVGIVNTNGLAGNIAYRWERIGGGHVTNFEVLGIPAGQSSVSLHWNPNWDTSVHTAYRLHVLNNADGSNMADSGYEGFAIDCTSSGASPSPTPTPTPTSSSTTLNVTAIGLGYSGTASYSATCPSTLAFNFKGSVTTNGQAGTIRYYVEDETGNRSTEGTYTFSAGITSSPILGNRLEYTNTSTDWVRYVRRFVITPDGQTHNSGPIHIVSQCASSHAPAAHRVDRAFFTANQPSWGTRWVCGRDNTYNLAGRAYLVQPAAGGDVTYRWIFNTGVSTTPATVTYTPGSTPYVLLPVYDWVIPRDAPEGAYTAWLEITAPNVIRSESVTITKPRCFSL, from the coding sequence ATGAAGAAATTCTTCTTGGCCATAGTAGCCGTTCTCCTAGTTTTTAGTGCCTTCCCTCATGTCCGTGCTGCCGATTTTCCTGATGTGCCTTCTTCTCATCCCAATTATACAGCAGTTAATTTTTTGCGTGATCGTGGTGTAATCAACGGTTATGAGGATGGTACTTACAAACCTAATCGTTCAGTCACAAGAGCTGAGTTTTTGAAGATTATTCTTTTGTCATCAGGACATTCGGTGCAAGCTGGAGATCTAGACCGAGGAGCTTTTTCTGATGTACCTATGAGTGCTTGGTACTTTGGCTATATTAATCGGGGTTTAGCATTGGGAGTAATCAGTGGTTACCCTGATGGCCTGTTCCGTCCTGATCAAACAGTGAATCGAGTAGAAGCACTGAAAATTATGCTGAGAGCCAATAATATTGTTGAGGCCAGTTTACCTACTAGTGGTAGCAATTATGCTGATATTTCCGCAGGAGTTTGGTACGAACCATATGCCCGTTTTGCCATGGCAGCACATTTATTCGATGGCGCTCAATTACGTCCCAGCGAAATGATGAATCGAGGACAAGTGGCAGAAATGGTGCATCGTTTCTATCTATACCGACCAGATTTATTACCTAGCTCTCCAATTCCCTCACCAACACCAACAACTACTATTACGCCAACACCATCAGCGACTACCTCTCCCTTGCCAACACCAATTGCACCAACTAGTTCTGCAACTCCGACACCAACAGTTACCGCAAGTAGTAGCTTCCGCGTAAATTCTGCTTCTATGTTGGCACCATCGCCAGCTAACTATATGGGTCCTTGTCCCGCCTGGAGTCCGATAAGTTTTGTGGGTATAGTGAATACTAATGGTCTAGCTGGTAATATTGCTTATCGTTGGGAAAGAATTGGTGGAGGACATGTGACTAATTTTGAGGTATTGGGTATTCCCGCAGGCCAATCTTCAGTTTCTTTGCACTGGAATCCCAATTGGGATACATCTGTTCATACTGCCTATCGACTACATGTTTTAAATAATGCTGATGGCAGTAATATGGCGGATTCAGGTTATGAAGGCTTTGCCATTGATTGTACTAGCAGTGGCGCTTCACCTTCTCCCACTCCGACTCCTACTCCAACCTCTAGTAGCACAACACTGAATGTTACTGCCATAGGTTTAGGTTATTCTGGTACGGCATCATATTCTGCCACCTGTCCGAGTACATTAGCATTTAATTTTAAAGGTAGCGTTACTACCAATGGCCAAGCAGGTACCATTCGCTATTATGTAGAGGATGAAACTGGTAATCGCAGTACGGAAGGCACTTATACTTTTAGTGCAGGTATTACTTCATCCCCAATCTTGGGCAATAGATTAGAATATACTAATACTTCTACTGATTGGGTTCGTTATGTTCGTCGTTTTGTCATTACTCCTGATGGCCAGACACATAATTCCGGTCCTATCCATATTGTATCCCAATGTGCATCTTCTCATGCCCCTGCTGCTCATCGTGTCGATAGAGCATTTTTTACTGCCAATCAACCAAGTTGGGGTACTAGGTGGGTTTGTGGTAGGGATAATACGTATAATTTAGCTGGTAGAGCATATTTGGTACAACCCGCGGCTGGTGGAGATGTGACATATCGTTGGATATTTAATACTGGTGTCAGCACCACACCAGCAACAGTCACGTACACTCCTGGCTCAACACCATATGTATTGTTACCGGTATATGATTGGGTTATTCCCCGAGATGCTCCAGAAGGTGCCTATACGGCTTGGTTGGAAATCACTGCCCCAAATGTCATTAGATCTGAGTCGGTAACTATTACTAAACCGCGTTGTTTTTCTCTCTAG
- a CDS encoding S-layer homology domain-containing protein, giving the protein MKKTVTHSAGKLSLAAGALALLTSCQSHGEVPARTITRQVIAATLPPDVTDNHPHAPAIRFVLANNIMIPERDGLFHPEVAVTRGALLQILMDAAHIEPTSPVTRDPFPDVSRFHPQAGYVLRALEMEIVRGYQDGPFRGQFRIDRIVSLIETLKVLLLTQGIDINNLPRGTSFTDVPAGEWYEGVGLYAQQHHLVDAHPDGSMGRDDPMTRAAIAEVIWRFLHQRLAPRLR; this is encoded by the coding sequence ATGAAAAAAACTGTGACGCATTCAGCCGGCAAATTATCACTAGCAGCGGGAGCCTTGGCCTTACTTACTTCTTGCCAATCACATGGAGAAGTACCTGCTAGAACCATTACCCGGCAGGTAATAGCCGCTACTTTACCTCCTGATGTTACTGATAATCATCCCCACGCACCAGCTATACGTTTTGTACTCGCTAATAATATTATGATTCCCGAAAGAGATGGGCTTTTTCATCCCGAAGTTGCCGTCACTAGAGGAGCGTTGTTACAAATCTTAATGGATGCGGCTCATATTGAGCCTACTTCTCCAGTAACTAGAGATCCTTTCCCAGATGTATCAAGATTTCATCCTCAGGCTGGTTATGTTTTAAGAGCGCTGGAAATGGAAATTGTCCGTGGCTATCAAGATGGTCCTTTTCGAGGCCAATTCCGTATTGATCGTATAGTCAGTTTAATCGAGACACTAAAAGTGCTTTTATTAACTCAGGGTATTGATATTAATAACTTACCCCGAGGTACAAGTTTTACTGATGTGCCTGCTGGAGAATGGTATGAAGGTGTTGGTTTATATGCTCAGCAGCATCACTTAGTAGATGCACATCCAGATGGCAGCATGGGCAGAGATGATCCTATGACACGAGCTGCAATAGCTGAAGTGATTTGGCGTTTTCTCCATCAGCGTCTGGCCCCGAGGCTTCGGTAA
- a CDS encoding HU family DNA-binding protein, with product MSKSDLINAVAAQAKLSKTAAAQAVAALLDSVSKTLAKGGKVTITGFGTFMVSKRNARVGVNPRNPTERIKIPAMKTPHFKAGKSLKEAVR from the coding sequence ATGTCAAAGTCAGATCTCATCAATGCTGTAGCAGCGCAAGCTAAGCTCAGCAAAACTGCAGCTGCACAAGCTGTAGCGGCTCTGTTGGATTCAGTTAGCAAAACTCTTGCTAAAGGAGGTAAAGTTACCATCACTGGTTTCGGAACTTTCATGGTTAGCAAGCGTAATGCTCGCGTAGGTGTAAACCCACGTAATCCAACTGAACGTATCAAGATCCCAGCTATGAAGACACCTCATTTCAAAGCTGGTAAGTCTCTCAAAGAAGCAGTACGTTAG
- a CDS encoding rod shape-determining protein RodA, protein MWREFDWWLFYSAVVLSLFGLVVLVAGDSQQNLLASTAFRQTIFLLPSIGLSLYISRTEYRTLRMPAYILYVVGLLVLVSVLVFGVVRNGTRGWFDLGFVQLQPSELVKIPFILALARFWSKKTFHTLKDVVVSLILLIPVLFLVLLQPDLGTALSFVTIWLIIVLALNLPWKQIIYFLLFGTLIAAISFVALLKVVGQDSYQFQRLAVYPDHLLLRSLNHRDAGYQVDQAIIAIGSGKALGAGVGRGWQAQLNYLPVKESDFIFANIAESMGFLGATILILLFVLFLFRTIRVAMIAQDAFGKLMATGFLGMFFFHMVENIGMNMGLLPVTGVPLSFVSYGGSHLITSFIGLGFLQSIIMRHKKIKF, encoded by the coding sequence ATGTGGCGCGAGTTTGACTGGTGGCTTTTCTACAGTGCAGTTGTACTCAGTTTATTTGGGCTAGTTGTTTTAGTAGCTGGTGATAGCCAACAAAATCTTTTAGCAAGTACAGCATTTAGGCAAACGATATTTTTACTGCCTAGTATTGGACTTAGCTTGTATATTAGCCGAACGGAATACCGAACGCTCAGGATGCCAGCTTATATACTGTATGTAGTAGGCTTATTAGTATTAGTGTCGGTATTAGTGTTTGGAGTCGTGCGCAATGGTACTCGAGGTTGGTTTGATTTGGGCTTTGTTCAATTACAACCATCTGAGTTAGTAAAGATTCCTTTTATTTTAGCTTTGGCACGGTTTTGGAGCAAAAAGACATTTCATACTCTGAAAGATGTCGTGGTCTCCTTAATACTCCTTATCCCAGTACTTTTTTTAGTATTATTGCAACCTGATCTTGGTACCGCATTGAGTTTTGTTACCATATGGCTAATTATTGTTTTGGCACTTAATTTACCTTGGAAGCAGATTATTTACTTTTTACTTTTTGGCACGCTAATTGCTGCTATTTCTTTTGTCGCTTTGCTAAAAGTCGTCGGCCAAGATAGTTATCAATTTCAGCGCTTAGCAGTATATCCTGATCATTTACTTTTGCGCTCATTAAATCATCGTGATGCTGGCTATCAGGTAGATCAAGCAATTATTGCCATTGGTTCAGGTAAAGCCTTGGGGGCAGGTGTCGGTAGAGGCTGGCAAGCACAATTAAATTATTTGCCGGTCAAAGAATCTGATTTCATTTTTGCTAATATTGCTGAATCAATGGGCTTTTTGGGAGCCACGATACTGATACTACTTTTTGTGCTGTTTCTTTTCCGTACTATTCGCGTCGCCATGATCGCTCAAGACGCCTTTGGTAAATTGATGGCCACAGGTTTTCTCGGCATGTTTTTCTTTCATATGGTAGAGAATATCGGCATGAATATGGGCTTATTACCCGTTACTGGAGTGCCGCTTTCTTTTGTCAGTTATGGCGGTAGTCACCTAATAACCTCATTTATAGGCCTTGGCTTTTTGCAGAGCATCATCATGAGACACAAAAAAATCAAATTCTAA
- the rplS gene encoding 50S ribosomal protein L19, whose protein sequence is MSKVFDFITKNIVSPTMPAINVGDVVKVYQKIVEGKKERVQIFEGLVIAKHNKKIVQTTITVRKIASGVGVERIFPLISNKIEKIEVVKSSKVRRAKLYYMRGLVGRAARLKDEVETNVAA, encoded by the coding sequence ATGTCCAAGGTATTTGATTTCATTACTAAAAATATTGTTTCGCCAACTATGCCAGCAATTAATGTTGGTGATGTAGTTAAAGTCTATCAAAAGATTGTTGAGGGCAAAAAGGAACGGGTGCAGATTTTTGAAGGCTTGGTCATCGCTAAGCATAATAAAAAAATTGTTCAGACCACTATTACTGTACGAAAAATTGCTTCTGGAGTAGGTGTAGAACGTATTTTCCCTTTGATTTCCAATAAGATTGAGAAGATCGAGGTAGTAAAATCTTCCAAAGTACGCCGAGCTAAGTTGTATTATATGCGTGGTTTAGTGGGCCGGGCTGCACGTTTGAAGGATGAGGTGGAGACAAATGTAGCTGCTTAA
- a CDS encoding ATP-binding protein → MPYLFISTGLAIIFLAVLLHFLRQYHAVKFALKLVFLRVTVPRVEDAKEQERSKDKEKDFKESVSIMEQLLVNLSSLLKHKWYQVWQYPETLSFEWVASKQLMYFYIAVPRGLETIVEKQITSYYPDASIDTLPEYPLFQKGMATESTLLVFKEPHYLPLRTYSQLESDPLNAVINAFSKLGESDLASLQLTVSVPNKRRAKKGKKVAKDLFQGKPLPGNFTVFSPLKALWHFFTSISTSSSKSEPKRLTPREEEKVKLIEGKVNKTAFSASLRIVITSTTEINAKLQMKNILTALNQFSSPDLNRLVSKKYLAKKDIERYFLLRQLQPGKRNQLIVNTEEVASIFHLPNTRFNSSPALFWQSFRIAPAPAELPKDGVLLGYNVYRGEIKEVRIQHSDRFRHFYVIGQTGTGKSTILQTMIRQDLQLGNGLCVIDPHGELIEDILPFIPKSRVQDVIYFNPGDTDRPMGLNILEATTPEEKDFISTEALNIMIKLYGEEIFSPRLQDYFRNGCLTLMDDPEGGCITDIVRLFTDDTWQSFKSAKVQNPIVKSFWTKQMAMTGAREKQEMIPYFAAKFGAFITNTLMRNILGQTKSAFDFSDVMNNKKILLVNLCKGMVGDFNANLLGMIIVAKLQVAAMRRVSGPKTDFFLYIDEFQNFVTDSIETILSEARKYRLGLIMAHQFIPQLIRNKNDTKIRDAVFGNVGTILSYKIGVDSAEVIGKEMAPVFSEQDLLNIGDFKAALKLCVNNKPTRPFTLNVIKPWEISGKGNPRIAQAVKELSRLKYGVRKDFVNQEILARIGA, encoded by the coding sequence ATGCCATATCTCTTCATTAGTACTGGACTTGCGATCATCTTCCTTGCAGTCTTGCTGCATTTTTTACGCCAGTATCATGCCGTCAAATTTGCTTTAAAGTTAGTATTTTTGCGTGTCACTGTACCGCGAGTAGAGGATGCCAAAGAACAAGAAAGAAGTAAGGACAAAGAAAAGGACTTCAAAGAAAGTGTCAGTATTATGGAGCAGTTACTAGTAAATCTTAGTAGTTTGCTCAAACATAAATGGTATCAAGTCTGGCAATATCCGGAAACACTTTCTTTTGAGTGGGTAGCCAGTAAACAACTCATGTACTTTTATATTGCAGTGCCTCGTGGTTTAGAAACCATAGTAGAGAAACAAATCACTTCTTATTATCCTGACGCTTCAATAGACACTTTGCCGGAGTATCCACTTTTCCAAAAGGGAATGGCAACTGAGAGTACTTTACTAGTATTCAAAGAACCTCACTATTTACCACTGAGGACTTATAGCCAATTGGAATCAGATCCATTGAATGCCGTAATTAATGCTTTCAGCAAATTAGGTGAAAGTGATTTAGCTAGCCTACAACTCACCGTTAGTGTGCCAAATAAAAGACGCGCCAAAAAGGGTAAGAAAGTAGCTAAAGATTTATTTCAAGGCAAGCCATTGCCCGGAAACTTTACCGTATTTAGTCCACTTAAAGCATTGTGGCATTTCTTTACCAGTATCAGCACTAGCAGTAGCAAAAGTGAGCCCAAGAGATTAACTCCCCGCGAAGAAGAAAAAGTAAAGTTAATTGAAGGCAAAGTAAATAAAACCGCTTTCTCAGCTAGTTTACGCATTGTGATTACCAGCACCACAGAAATCAATGCCAAGCTGCAAATGAAAAACATTTTGACTGCTTTGAATCAGTTTTCTAGTCCTGATCTCAATCGTCTAGTAAGTAAGAAGTATTTGGCCAAGAAAGATATTGAACGTTATTTTTTACTACGCCAATTACAACCAGGTAAAAGAAATCAATTAATAGTTAATACTGAGGAAGTGGCTAGTATTTTTCATTTACCAAATACGCGCTTCAATTCTAGCCCTGCTTTATTTTGGCAGTCATTCCGCATCGCTCCCGCACCAGCTGAACTACCTAAAGATGGTGTGCTATTGGGCTACAATGTCTACCGTGGTGAGATTAAGGAAGTACGCATTCAGCACTCTGATCGTTTCCGTCATTTTTACGTCATTGGGCAAACCGGTACTGGTAAATCAACCATATTACAAACCATGATTCGCCAAGATTTGCAGCTTGGTAATGGATTATGTGTAATTGACCCACACGGTGAACTTATTGAGGATATTTTGCCGTTTATTCCTAAATCTCGGGTGCAAGACGTGATTTATTTCAATCCAGGCGACACCGATCGGCCAATGGGCTTAAATATCTTGGAGGCTACTACTCCTGAAGAAAAAGATTTTATCTCCACTGAAGCTCTCAATATCATGATCAAGCTCTATGGGGAAGAAATATTCTCTCCCCGTTTGCAAGATTATTTTCGCAATGGTTGTCTTACCCTGATGGATGACCCAGAAGGTGGCTGTATCACGGACATTGTCCGTCTTTTCACCGATGACACTTGGCAATCTTTCAAATCAGCAAAGGTGCAAAATCCCATTGTAAAGTCTTTCTGGACAAAACAAATGGCTATGACTGGTGCTCGAGAAAAGCAAGAAATGATTCCTTACTTCGCCGCTAAATTTGGTGCCTTTATCACCAACACTTTGATGCGCAATATTCTCGGCCAGACTAAATCTGCCTTTGATTTCTCTGATGTGATGAATAACAAAAAAATCCTCCTGGTTAATCTTTGTAAAGGAATGGTGGGGGATTTTAATGCCAATCTTCTTGGTATGATTATTGTTGCCAAACTGCAAGTGGCGGCAATGAGAAGGGTAAGCGGGCCAAAAACAGATTTTTTTCTCTATATTGATGAATTCCAAAACTTCGTTACCGATAGTATCGAGACTATTCTTTCTGAAGCACGTAAATATCGCTTAGGTTTGATTATGGCCCATCAATTTATTCCCCAACTGATTCGTAACAAAAACGACACCAAAATTCGTGATGCTGTCTTTGGTAATGTGGGTACTATTCTCTCCTACAAAATTGGTGTCGATAGTGCTGAAGTTATTGGTAAAGAAATGGCCCCCGTATTTAGTGAACAAGACTTGCTGAACATTGGTGACTTCAAGGCTGCTCTCAAGCTATGCGTCAATAACAAACCAACTCGTCCCTTCACCCTTAATGTTATCAAACCTTGGGAAATTAGCGGTAAGGGTAATCCTCGTATTGCACAAGCCGTTAAAGAGCTTTCACGCCTAAAGTATGGAGTCCGCAAGGACTTCGTAAATCAAGAAATTCTAGCAAGAATTGGTGCATAA
- a CDS encoding RNHCP domain-containing protein — protein MKMTHRDEAFVCQNCHNPVAKRGGGYCRNHCPICLHSLHVDLQVPGDRQSTCQGIMVPVDVIYNTHKTVFQIIHQCQTCKYKHAVSIAKDDNQELVLKVTRASAERKMMDI, from the coding sequence ATGAAGATGACACATCGTGATGAAGCTTTTGTCTGTCAAAATTGTCATAATCCAGTAGCCAAAAGAGGTGGCGGATACTGTCGTAACCATTGCCCCATATGTCTACATTCACTGCATGTAGATTTGCAAGTACCAGGTGATAGGCAAAGTACATGCCAAGGAATCATGGTCCCGGTAGATGTGATTTACAATACGCATAAAACAGTTTTCCAAATCATCCATCAATGCCAGACCTGTAAATATAAACATGCCGTAAGCATTGCCAAGGATGATAATCAGGAACTTGTTCTGAAAGTTACTCGTGCCAGCGCGGAACGGAAGATGATGGACATCTAA
- a CDS encoding nucleotide pyrophosphohydrolase, whose protein sequence is MEFSQLQNRAIAVMNQYIQLNQQVGRPAWTAAEYLQAFVGDVGDLTKLIMAKNNFRTIPDYEEKLGHELSDCLWAICVLAKQLNIDLEIEFQKTMEQIEKKITAQA, encoded by the coding sequence ATGGAATTCAGCCAATTGCAAAATAGAGCAATCGCCGTGATGAATCAGTATATTCAATTGAATCAACAAGTCGGTAGACCTGCTTGGACTGCGGCTGAGTATTTACAAGCCTTTGTAGGAGATGTTGGGGATCTCACTAAACTGATCATGGCAAAAAACAACTTTCGCACTATTCCAGACTATGAAGAAAAGCTTGGTCATGAACTTTCTGATTGCTTATGGGCAATTTGTGTTTTAGCCAAGCAGCTAAATATTGATTTGGAAATAGAATTTCAGAAAACAATGGAACAAATAGAGAAAAAGATTACTGCTCAAGCATAG
- a CDS encoding NUDIX hydrolase → MQIITNKNIPVVSAIIERMRNGEIEVLIQTRWKPEKDPIYSGTLEIPAGAIEQYQEIYGALKREILEETGLKVTRIKPDMRTKIYSFKDDAAFAFMPFCCQQQIKGGKPWIGFVFLCEVEDSEPVPQENEVKDIRWINKNALREMLINTPEKFFTLQLGVLDYYLNYSQ, encoded by the coding sequence ATGCAGATTATTACCAACAAAAACATTCCGGTAGTCTCAGCAATTATCGAACGCATGCGTAATGGTGAGATAGAAGTGCTTATTCAAACAAGATGGAAGCCAGAAAAAGATCCGATTTATTCTGGTACTCTCGAAATACCTGCTGGAGCAATTGAACAATATCAGGAAATTTACGGCGCTCTCAAACGAGAGATCTTGGAAGAAACTGGTCTAAAAGTAACGAGAATAAAACCTGACATGAGAACTAAAATATATAGTTTCAAAGATGATGCTGCATTTGCTTTCATGCCATTTTGTTGTCAGCAACAAATTAAAGGTGGTAAACCTTGGATTGGCTTTGTTTTCCTTTGTGAAGTAGAAGATAGCGAACCCGTACCTCAAGAAAATGAGGTTAAAGATATTCGTTGGATTAATAAAAATGCTTTAAGAGAAATGTTGATCAATACCCCCGAAAAGTTTTTTACCCTTCAGCTTGGCGTATTAGATTATTATCTCAACTATTCACAATGA